A window from Nocardioides mesophilus encodes these proteins:
- a CDS encoding iron chaperone, protein MPTKNLKSESDGFTAEERAAMKERAAELRAEGRQGAKKADGLQAVLDRIAEMAPEDRALAERVHMTVTANAPELSPKTWYGMPAYANADGKVVVFFQDSGKFNYRYSTLGFQDAAHLDDGDLWPVSYALQRWSPAVEKKVVELVKAAIS, encoded by the coding sequence ATGCCCACGAAGAACCTGAAGAGCGAGTCCGACGGCTTCACCGCGGAAGAGCGCGCCGCGATGAAGGAGCGTGCCGCCGAGCTGCGCGCCGAAGGCAGGCAGGGAGCAAAGAAGGCGGACGGGCTGCAGGCGGTCCTCGACCGCATCGCGGAGATGGCGCCGGAGGACCGGGCGCTCGCCGAGCGTGTGCACATGACGGTGACGGCCAACGCCCCGGAGCTGTCGCCCAAGACCTGGTACGGCATGCCCGCCTACGCGAACGCGGACGGCAAGGTCGTCGTCTTCTTCCAGGACTCGGGCAAGTTCAACTACCGCTACTCAACGCTGGGCTTCCAGGACGCGGCCCACCTCGACGACGGCGACCTCTGGCCGGTGTCGTACGCGCTCCAGCGGTGGAGCCCCGCGGTCGAGAAGAAGGTCGTCGAGCTGGTGAAGGCCGCCATCTCCTGA
- a CDS encoding ornithine cyclodeaminase family protein, with the protein MLVLSRTETESLLDLDALRHALRAAMTDVSAGRVSMPPRIAAMVPDRGLLAVMPAHLQGSGSLAAKLVSLFPGNAGTRLPTHQAVVVVFDADTGEPLALLDGISITTLRTAAGSALSAELLAREDAATLAILGTGVQARAHAEAMVRVRPIQRIRVAGRNQDRVGALCAALQDSLGIPALAADSYADACADADVICAATHSPDPVVRRDYLRPGVHVTSVGYNTEGREVDSATVIEALLVVESSDAVLASPPSGSNDLRTPIEEGLMGPEHIHAEIGELLLGTRPGRTSPDQITLYKSVGIAAQDVAAAHLVLTAAVERGLGLQVDLSA; encoded by the coding sequence ATGCTGGTGCTGAGTCGCACGGAAACCGAGTCCCTGCTGGACCTCGATGCGTTGCGGCACGCGCTTCGAGCGGCGATGACGGACGTGAGTGCTGGCCGGGTCTCCATGCCGCCACGGATCGCGGCGATGGTGCCCGACCGAGGCCTGCTGGCGGTGATGCCAGCGCACCTGCAGGGCAGTGGGAGCCTGGCCGCGAAGCTGGTCAGCCTGTTCCCGGGCAATGCCGGGACCCGTCTGCCCACCCACCAAGCAGTGGTGGTCGTGTTCGACGCCGATACCGGCGAGCCGTTGGCCTTGCTCGACGGGATCTCGATCACCACGCTTCGAACGGCGGCCGGTTCAGCACTCTCGGCTGAGCTGCTGGCGCGGGAAGACGCAGCCACGTTGGCCATCTTGGGGACGGGCGTTCAGGCAAGAGCCCACGCCGAGGCCATGGTCCGGGTGCGTCCCATCCAGCGCATCCGCGTGGCTGGGCGGAACCAGGATCGGGTCGGCGCCTTGTGCGCGGCGTTGCAGGACTCTCTCGGAATCCCCGCGCTGGCGGCCGACAGCTACGCCGACGCCTGCGCCGACGCGGACGTGATCTGTGCGGCGACCCATTCACCAGATCCGGTGGTGCGCCGCGACTACCTGAGGCCGGGGGTCCACGTCACGTCGGTCGGGTACAACACGGAGGGTCGCGAGGTGGACTCGGCGACCGTCATCGAGGCGTTGCTCGTGGTCGAGTCCAGCGACGCGGTGCTCGCGTCGCCGCCGTCCGGAAGCAATGACCTCAGGACACCGATCGAGGAAGGGTTGATGGGGCCCGAGCACATCCACGCCGAGATCGGTGAACTGCTCCTGGGGACCAGACCTGGCCGGACGTCACCGGACCAGATCACGCTGTACAAGTCCGTCGGGATCGCCGCCCAGGACGTTGCGGCGGCGCACCTCGTCCTGACCGCTGCGGTGGAGCGTGGTCTCGGTCTCCAGGTCGACCTCTCCGCCTGA
- a CDS encoding alpha/beta fold hydrolase produces the protein MDIILIPGLWLDGSCWAGVVPALEQTGHRAHPLTLPGMESRDAPRSGITFRYHVDAVVPAIDAADGPVLLVAHSAGCGIGHAAVDARPDRIARAVYVGGFPTPDGSPLLDGLPAANGEVLMPDWAELGEEASIADLDEPALARLYAEAIPVPEGVVTEPQQLRDPRRYQVPVTAVCPEYTSEQLQGWVNDGVDDVKELTMIRDVEYVDLPGGHWPQLVQPGLLARVILDAAR, from the coding sequence ATGGACATCATCTTGATCCCCGGATTGTGGCTCGATGGCTCGTGCTGGGCCGGCGTCGTCCCGGCACTGGAGCAGACCGGGCACCGCGCTCATCCGCTGACGTTGCCGGGCATGGAGAGCAGGGATGCACCGCGCTCGGGCATCACGTTTCGATACCATGTCGACGCCGTCGTCCCCGCGATCGATGCCGCTGACGGACCGGTTCTGCTCGTCGCGCACTCGGCAGGATGCGGCATCGGTCACGCCGCGGTCGACGCACGACCCGACCGCATCGCTCGTGCGGTCTATGTCGGCGGATTCCCGACCCCCGACGGCAGTCCGCTTCTCGATGGTCTGCCGGCAGCGAACGGCGAGGTGCTGATGCCGGACTGGGCCGAGCTCGGCGAGGAGGCGAGCATCGCCGACCTCGACGAGCCGGCACTGGCCCGTCTCTACGCCGAGGCCATCCCCGTGCCGGAAGGCGTCGTCACCGAGCCGCAGCAGCTCCGCGATCCACGGCGTTACCAGGTTCCGGTCACCGCCGTGTGTCCCGAGTACACCTCCGAGCAGCTGCAGGGCTGGGTGAACGATGGTGTCGACGACGTCAAGGAGCTCACGATGATCCGTGACGTCGAGTACGTCGATCTGCCGGGCGGTCACTGGCCGCAACTCGTCCAGCCCGGCCTCCTGGCTCGAGTCATCCTCGACGCCGCCCGTTGA
- a CDS encoding VOC family protein gives MAVTAIDVQVDDVSAAVALLSAAYGWAVTADEPGFGELLAGDLRVMLSRDAMVDWGRTSGVILHDYVDDVATTVERAVAAGAELLMGPVRTDWGTESAYLRGPGNLIVDVCRDVPR, from the coding sequence GTGGCGGTCACTGCGATCGACGTGCAGGTGGACGACGTCAGCGCGGCGGTAGCCCTGCTCAGTGCGGCCTACGGCTGGGCGGTGACCGCGGACGAACCCGGCTTCGGCGAGCTCCTGGCCGGCGACCTGCGCGTCATGCTGTCCCGGGACGCCATGGTCGACTGGGGTAGGACCTCGGGCGTGATCCTGCACGACTACGTCGACGACGTCGCCACGACGGTCGAGCGTGCGGTGGCTGCCGGAGCAGAGCTGCTGATGGGTCCGGTGAGGACCGACTGGGGCACCGAGTCGGCGTACCTTCGCGGACCCGGGAATCTCATCGTGGACGTGTGCCGGGACGTGCCTCGGTGA